GGGGTCGCCGTCCAGGTGGACGACGTCCACCTGGGGAAGTGAGCCGCCGACCAGACCGCACTCGAAGGCGCTGTCGTCGGCGAACGCGAACGCGTCGAGCCCCAGGGCGAGTTCCTCGGCCAGTGCGGCGATCCGGCTGTCCTTGGGCTGCCAGTCGGCGAGGACGGCGACGAAGTCGTCGGGCCGCAGCACCATGTCGGGGTGGCCGGAGAGGACCTCGTCGACCGGACCGGCGTCGTTCTTGCTGCACACGGCGAGCAGTACGCCCTGGCGGCGCAGGGCGAGGGCCCGGCGCTGGAGGTCGGTGTAGCAGTCTCCCGGGTAGAGGGTGCCGAGTTCGATGCCGGTGGGGCCGTCGTCGCCGACGACGCCGCCCCACAGAGTGTTGTCGAGGTCGAGCACGAGGACCTTGCGGCCGAGGCCGGTGACGGCGCGGGCGAAGGCCGACGCCTCCCGGGCGCAGGCGAGTTCGGCGTGCGGGGTCCACGCCATCCGGCCGTGGCGGTAGCGCCGTTCGTCACGGGCCGGGCCTTCAGTGTCGGCGAGGGCGGCCTCCAGGTCGGCGGTGTACAGGCCGTCGTGCTCCTCGCCCGCCCGCAGCAGCAGGGTGTTGGTCTCGCGCCAGATCCGGCCGAGGGCGGCCCGGGAGCGGTAGCCGATCACGGTGTCCCGGTCGGGGCGGGGCAGCGGGACGGTGTGCAGCAGGACGGCGGAGCCGGTGCGTGCGGCGAAGGCGGCCGCCGCGCGGACGGTGGCCGCGGCCCGTTCCAGCAAGGTGGCGCGGACCCCGTCCAGGTCCGTGGGGTCCCAGTCGGCGGGGAGGAGGGCGCCGGAGTGCTGGAGGCAGAGCGTGATGTCGGGCCGGAACGCGGTCAGTTCGGAGGCGGGGTCGGTGAGTTGGTCGCCGAGGCGGTCGTAGGGGCAGAGGTGGATCTCGGAGTCGAGGCCCGCGGCGAGCAGCGCGGTCCGCAGCAGCGGCACCACGCCGTCGGCGGTGAAGGTGGCGGCGACGGCGATCCGCAGGGGCGTGGTCCGGCGTGGCGCGGCGCGGCGGACCCGGTCCGCGGTGACGTCGGCCAGCAGCAGTCCGGCCTCGCAGAGCAGCAACGGGTCGTCGCAGCGGGCGAGTTCGTCGCCG
The sequence above is a segment of the Streptomyces griseoviridis genome. Coding sequences within it:
- a CDS encoding HAD-IIIC family phosphatase is translated as MTGTDADALLARVDALLGDPTATDPGLGDELARCDDPLLLCEAGLLLADVTADRVRRAAPRRTTPLRIAVAATFTADGVVPLLRTALLAAGLDSEIHLCPYDRLGDQLTDPASELTAFRPDITLCLQHSGALLPADWDPTDLDGVRATLLERAAATVRAAAAFAARTGSAVLLHTVPLPRPDRDTVIGYRSRAALGRIWRETNTLLLRAGEEHDGLYTADLEAALADTEGPARDERRYRHGRMAWTPHAELACAREASAFARAVTGLGRKVLVLDLDNTLWGGVVGDDGPTGIELGTLYPGDCYTDLQRRALALRRQGVLLAVCSKNDAGPVDEVLSGHPDMVLRPDDFVAVLADWQPKDSRIAALAEELALGLDAFAFADDSAFECGLVGGSLPQVDVVHLDGDPADHSSKVLDPARWAQLGTTTTDIERTALYRRRRDRHRFGAAHDSAEEYLTGLGIRVQVRPVDPYTLPRLVQLASRTNQFNMTGAAHGEAVTRRMADSADHAVLTVEVTDRFGAEGVVGGVWVDRGPDSWRVRNMVLSCRVLSRGVERAVLQHVTDLARAAGATLVEADFTPTGRNGPAARLYPEAGLARTDGDGARYRARLDALGTLTPDWIALTPKEALDHA